GCGTGTGTAATTCCTTACTAACGGTGTGAAGTTTTCTTCCACTGAGACAATCTTTTTCCCTTGGACGGTCTCTTGAAAACATATCAGTCTGTATCATGTCGTGCTAATGGCATATCCagtttttctatttatcaaatttgttTGGCAAGTTTAGTTAaccatttaaagaaaaaagagttgCAGTAATCTATCTGATAGGAGCTGCTGCTAATTGGgggaaattaaaaatatgatatctTTGGTTCGAAATTGTTGGCCCCCTCCCTTTGGAATAGTTGGAAGCACAAGGCAGAGATGGGAATGCGTGTCACTCTCCAGCAAAGGTAATGTTTTTCTAGAAGTATGTAAAATAaccatataattatattatcgttttatttttaatttacatgGAAAATCACATTTTAATTTCACATCCTTATAAGTACTATATTCGGATTCATTAAATAGCTTTCAAATGTATGTTCTCgtaacaattatttttttatttctttttcaaacacGAATCAATCTTTTATGccatatttatcttttaaagaatatcattattgtaaattattcattttttacaTGTAAAAATTAGTTGCTTAAAGCATGATTTTAacaaaaatcatttatataacTGAATTCATTGTTTGACTACAATCAATGAACTGAAGTGGATTGGCGTTGGATAAtgaacatatatatgtatatattttatcaaaactATTAATAGTATAAACAAATGACCTCATCAAGTAGAGATAATTTACAGAACTGAAGTAATGATGTACAATAACATCTAGTTTTGTACTAAAAACTATCCCTGGAAGAATGGGAGGGTGCTAAATGTTTTAGGCTTGATACAATCTGATTGTGTCCACCCAATTTTGTTGTTGACATTGTCATATATGATCAACTGCCCCCGCAATGATATATCTGCAAGGAGTCGATACGAAGTAAACTGGACTGAATAGAATCCATGTGAGAGGTTTCTTAAAAGCTCGGagcttattataaaattttataagcaaATATACCTCCAAGTATAATTGATGATCCATCATGCACATCGCTACCGTCAAGAATGCCCAGGCACACATTGCCTTTATTCTGCAACAAACCAACAGTGATCTCATTACACAAACCATCCATCTTCTATACAATGTACACTGTGTGAGCTTCATAGTTAAGAGCAACCTTACACTGATGATTAAATAGCCTTCTGGAGGAATCCGAAACTTAGTCGAGATAATCCACCATTTGCTTCCAAATTGAAGGGTTAAAGTCTTGAAGTATTGCTTAACATCTATAACAGATCTGCATGCATTTGAAACCTCTGGTTACAGTAAGTATCATATGCGTTATAACTTTCAAAGTAAATACCATTCTGTGATTTTCCCTATGTGCTACTCTTGGGCATTTTAATATGATGCCATTCAGTTATCATTTCTGGAAGCacatagagaaaaagaaaagaaaagaaaaatcaatcttGAAGAGACACTGAAACCTTGGCTAAGAGAAGCTTGGAGACAGTCTTTTGTAGTGTCCTATCACGTTTATAGATATATCTAATTTTCTGCTGTACCTGATTGGGAATTTTGCTCTCCAACAGAAGGGCAATGTTGGATCTGATGTATCTTGGATAAGTGCCTCTCCGGAAACCTGTTTAAGCTATATCAATGCATAACAAtcagaaaaatcttcaatggaacagtaaaagaagaaattggtGGCATTAGCAGTGATGAAATTACTTACAGAAGCAACCAATTCAGAATATGCTTCTTTTGTGAAGTATGTATAAGAACTGCCACTATCAAACACAATCCTTCTCACTCTTCTCTCCTGCCCGCCTAAACTGAGCGGGCCACTtccataatttaatttcataatctGTGTCTGATATGAATCTCTGAGAAAGAAAATGTACAAAACAaagatgataaaaaatatcaaagtgAGCAAAACAAATTAGTACAAGACCATTTTAAGTggtttataaaatcaaacatgCACACAAATGTacagataaaagaaaaatgaagaaggATTATAATGGGAGGGTGCTGGAAAAGTATGAGCAGGAAGGAGACATGGGTGGTTGCATTCCTAATACTGCTACTGCAGGAAGCTTTTGGATACAAGCACACtatttaaaactgaaattgCAGATTTTAACATGCTGCATTTACTAAAAATTGTACAGGAAAACATGAAGTACAGAGCTTCTTCTTCTCCCCTTCAGCTCACTAAGTGCTAggtaaaaaatgattaaatgaaAGTGCTCTTACGAAAATTTCAATCAAACATGACATGATATTTAACCAAAATGGTTGCCATTTTCAGATTGATCCGGTCATAGCATTTTCTGCCATGAAACATTCTCTGTAGTAAAGAAAAACATTACTCTAGAGTTTAAaatcattatcattattgttAGAAAATATGAtcttcatatatatttactcACATGGATGGACTGTCGAGCATGGGAACCCATGACATGCCCCATCGTGGTACAAAATCATCACCTAAGAACATGTAACCACCACCAACTACATCATTGGCAAGGCAATGACCTACCACATTATTAATAATCCCGCGGTTTGCCAACTGAGAAGGTAAACTAACTTTAGCTTTGCTCAGTCCAAGAATTCCATCTGTCTTCACCAGTGTGTTTAAAAGTAAGCCTTGCTGATCATATGCACACCTTccagaaaaatataaatgaacgTATCAACACTATGGAATCAAATTAAGtagatataagaaatgaaaattggcaagtaatgaaaatttacccaaaattaaattttaaattagttgaAGATCCATTTGCCATAGTTAAGTGAAGTTCATCTCTTGCAAGAACTCCCATTGATGAGCTATGATCAGCATATTCGATCTCATAATCACATTGTTGGCATGTTTCACAATACCCTGCCTTTTGATTTCTGTGAAGTTCCACACATAATGAGTCCTTTGGTGTAACAATATTGTCTCTTCTTGGCTTGTACAAAGCATTGGCTCCCTACATCAACCATATAGAACATTAACTTGATCTccataaatttaatgaaaCCTTGAAATTTCACCCGTAAATTATCGTTGGTAGATACAACTTATCTTTTACGGATGTACAATAGTAAGGATGTGCAAGGGAAATAGCAGTTTGTCATTTGACACTTGAATAATAGGATATGTACCACTAGAAGAAGCATGTCTAACACTCTAACTGCACAATAACTTCCTTTTGCTCAACTATTATAACAACAGTCAAGAACAGTAAGAGGTCACAGTTATGACAAGAGTTAAACCACTGCAAGTCTGCAACTGCTTGTCTTCCAAATTTCTCACATGCAAAGAAGATAATGAAATGGACAGTGGCAAGTACCACTTTTATCCACATattcttctaatttttttcttttcccttctcTGTTCTTATGTTTGAGGGGCAGGGAGTTGGAGGGAAGGAAACAgataaaagcaagaaaaggCACAGGCACTGATGTATTCACCAAAACATAGCCGATGGAAGTGAAAGGGCTAAAGAAAAAGTTGTACAATATCAGTTATGACAGCAATCAGAAACAGATTGAATGTAAAATCTGAGGATACATGTCAGATCATAAAGGAATTAGTTGCCCATGTGTCCCATATATAACCCACTGGCTCAATGACCAGTAACAATTTAGGTGTTACCTTGGCACAGCTAGTGCAAGGAGCATCACATTGAATCCATGTTAAATCACTTGCAGTATCAATATCCAGATAGTAAGGTCTTGGAGGGTTCCCAACAAGTATGTATGTGAAGTACAATCTGTATATAAGAAACAGAAATTTTGGATAGGATCAGTACTGATGAGAATTTTAATGCATCCAAAGGAGATAGCGCCAGTTAAGCCATTGCATTGACAAATTCCAATACGCATTCACAGCTAACCAGCAAGAGAAAGTTACATTATGCTCAGAAATCAACCCAATGGGGTTCATCAGTCAGACAAAAACTGCAAAGATGCTTCTTTTGATAGgtaataaaaagtattttcacgaaaaaaagaaatagaaagaaatggttctttcttttcatgtgTGTgttggagagagagagagatgcttgaaaaacaaaaacaagaaactaatttcaaggttgagcagGAACTCAAGAAAATATGGTATTCCACTAAGAATTACCCAAAAAGAAGATCCCTAGAACCTCTCTTCTTGAGTAGCTCCACTTGTATCTCCACCCCCTCAACTAATTGACTATTCACATATTCcacatgaaaattataaacaacAGAAGATTGAGCAGGAACTCAAGAAAATATGGTATTCCACTAAGAATTACCCAAAAAGAAGATCCCTAGAACCTCTCTTCTTGAGTAGCTCCACTTGTATCTCCGCCCCCTCAACTAATTGACTATTCACATATTCcacatgaaaattataaacaacAGAAGATTAGAGCTAAACATTCTCACCCCAGTGTCTAAAGCTATCCCTTAAAATCCCAGAAAGACTCCAGATATCAACAACTAAACTGCaaacaaagaaatatatagGGGATGTGGCATCCTGGCCACAGAAAAATGAAGCAAAAAGATGTTGCATGTCTCTAGGTCCCACTTACATGTTCAACACCACTTTCTCATCCTAAAACTTGTCTTTATCAAGTCATTACCTACAGTAAGCATTTTCCACAAGTCACATTTAAACCACACAGGTCGCCATTTTAACTATCCACAAGTTCTAAGGGAAAAATGTCACATTCAAAGAACTTATAAAGCTGCATCATAAGATTTAacctcaaattcacaaattaaaattgcaatctCGATCAAGTGaaatccaaaaatataattagaaacaCATTTGGTAATTCCAGCATCCCATCTTCTGGCATTCTTATAGATCTAAAATAGAATCCAACAAATCAGTCCACTCATAAGCTCACTGTAATTGCTTATCATCTGCCCCAATTACAAATTACTCCAGAAAACAGTACCTTCAATTTTTCTTCTCCAAAACATACGTTAGAAAGCATATAAAACACATTAGAAAGCATATAAAAATGGTGTCTgctgaaaaaataatagaagcAAATTGACTAGCACTCATCTTCTTTAAATTCCTGTGATGCATGAAACTTTGTAATCATGAAATAAGCTTTGATTACTAGCTAAACACCACAGAATTTTTACTGACAAAGCGCACAAACTGATTGACACAGCATTCCACTCCTGTAAAGCACTTTTGCAGTTTCAGCACTTGATAGCTATATTATCACAAATAGATATGCGCCATAATATAGGTGTTCATGCTAAAAGACTTACTATCAGCACATATTCCACTGGTTATGCGACATGAATGCCTCAATCAGAAGATTAGGAGGTGTTTTAAGTTCTTCTATGTAAAGTACCAGTCAAGAAAACTAATAATCAACTTAATACAGAAGAAAAAGAGCTAACTAAAAGTTGGATCATAGCACTAGGTACCACAACAAGATCAATTATCATTGTGTATGTTGCAACTATTGgctctaaatatatatactttttgtAGAAAAAAAGCACCTTCAGAAAGCCCAAAAAGGGTGCTTGTTAAAGATATAAAGGGTCCAACAAAAGGAACCTTTAGTAGTCCTTTAAAAACTGCTCCTTCTCAAGTTAAAATTggctctctttctctttcaattGCTATGTATCCAATCATGAATGAATAAACTGGACACATACGTACCCATCTGGATAAACATTGCCTCTAACAGGAAAAACGGAAGAAGAATCCACAGCAGCAGCATTTGAAGAAGCCAACTTATAGTTTCTATTAGGAACAAtcacatcatcatcattaacTGATGCCACCAAGCTCTCCTTATAAACAGACCTAATAGATTTATGCTCAAGATTACTCTGAGAAATCTCACGAATGCCAAATTTATGATACAAAGGGAAGATAAAAGATTTAGTCTTTtcatcattatcatcatcagAAACCTTTAATTCTAGAAGGGTATTTGAAAACAAGGACCTATAAACAATAACAGCAAAAAGAGAGatgcacaaaagaaacaaaagctTTCTTGGAGTACTAAAATAGAGACCAGAGAAAGAGAATTGGATTTGTGGGTTCTGTGGTGGTAGAGATGGAGACTGAACTGGAAGTTGAGATTCTCGATGGGTTTGGATTATAGAGGGTTCTTGTTCATGGTTTTGGTGAGATTGTGGATAAGTAGCATCATGATCATCATCAGTGAGTGTAAAAGCAGTGATTGTTTTGCCTAAAGATGGGTTATTTGGTGGTGGAAGTGAAATTATAACTACTTTAACATGAGATGACTGATCATCAGATTCCATTATCTCACTCTCTATCTCTTATCTAGGTATGCGTcgaattgataaaaaaacaaGATATAAAGATTGAAACAATCAGAGAAGAGAAGGAtggtgttttttctttttcctatatatatatatatatatatattatactacTCAAAAGGCTTGAAATTCTTCTTATATCAATTGTCTCTAAAGTATAGACAgagcgagagagagagagagagagagagagagagagagttgaGAAGTCAACGTGAAAGGCAATGGCGTAATAGAGATGGCAGGGGGAAGAAtgattcaaaaagaaatccGAGTCAAATAAGTGAAGAGTGAAGGATCGAAGAAACAACCTGAACCATTTTTTTCCAACTTACTTTGGCCCCTTTTACATTCATTCCAAATGTTGCTATTTATTTCTAACGTCgttaagaaatattatttattcatatttaaaagtgtaattaatttacataataaaaagtatttcaaaatatatctaaatgaaaactgaaaaaattaaattttatagattttttaatattattttattttcataagtaTGAatacttttaacttttaataaattttagtaataattcttttagaggaatgctatttttatatatatatattcataagcATTGAAACCTGTGGCACATGAGGACACTTCATATTTTTCAGAGGCAGGGAATTGGGTCGTGTACAAACGCGCCAATTGTTGGTTATtagtaaatgaaaaaaaaattattactaattaatgTACAAATTCTACGGGAGTCAGTAGAATTCGTATTCTATctctcatattttaataacacTCTTTCTTCTATTAATGAGAGTGACACAAAAGTAATCTCACAGCAATTCTTCCATTTTTAGGTAAAGTATTCCTTTTGAGGATTTTTAGTAATGGCTTtctcaaaattcataaattctgtcaaattttattgtttgtttgaaaaagaatccctaaattttgataaaattcatCATCCCAGAGAATCTTTAGAATGaaagattttagaaattcccacaagtaaatttttataaaattcctCAATTTAATAAGTGGGAAACTATTccactttttatttatttcataaatatctttaaaattcaCTTATCAGATATATGTACTAAACAAGAAAGCATAAACAACtcagtaaaattaaaaacttgtaaacaccttaaattttatataattcataattttttgagACCTCGTTCCAAACAAGGCCTTAATAATATTGTTGAAAACTAATCATTCACTAGAACTCGTTGATTTTTGAAAACCATCtcatgttaaataaaatatcctttgacaattaaaattaacagaAACAAGAAGATTCAAACTCCTTTTGTGATTGCCAGTAGAGCAGAGTGTTCATTAGCATAACCCTGTTTCCAATATAGCTACAATTATAGCCGAAGGCAGAGATTGGAAGACAGTCATATCCCATCTTAACAGAAGACTGCTAATAATGAACATAAATTACCTTTTGCAATGTCTAAAAGTGCCCCAAGTTTCCTACGTCTATATGTTAAATACCCAATCCAACGGCTTCACAACTGATGTTAAAAAGTTCCCCAGAGAACCGGATAACATGTAATCTAAGTTAGGCATACAATGTATAGTTACAGCTTTGTGCTGAGTCCACATACCATAAATTGGATTAGAAGCTATAATAAATCTTTGTCCTATAAGGTCAGTGTTATGGCACAATATTACTTTCAAACCTAAGATGACAAAATGGGAGCTTGAAAATCGCAATTTCTTTCAACCGCTTTTCCCAAACCATAGCTTATCCACCATTATGTGCAGGTACACACTCGCATCCCTCACTTTGCTTCACAAAGAAGGTAATCAAGGGCATTTTCTCTGTACATAAGAAGCCCCGTGCTCTTCATACCTGTCAATATCCACATATTTATACACTAGGAAAAATATTTACTCAACATTGATTCTATTCAGAGTCTTAAAAGGCAAACTAAGAAACTGTGTATTAGAGCTTCTTAGGAGCAAACTTGAAAAGTAAACATCCGGATTAACCAACCACActtgtataataataatggacTCCAGACATGGTACTTACTCAGACTTTGAGAACCACATCTGCTGGAATGAACCAAGAGATGCCAATATACTCCCACCTATCCATACACTGCACAAGTAATTGCAGCATCAACATGAAAAGAATGATGCATTAGATctggaagaagaaaaagaaattgctaGGGAAATTACAGGGGAAGAGAGGCTGGGTGTGTGCagggaaaagaagaaataaacaGACTTGTCAACTGCAGCACCAGTGTGACAGTAAATACTACTCAAGATGCTTCCAGACGAAGGAAAGTAACGTGTCCGTTTCGTTACATCTTTTGTGTATATGTGCCCATTCAAGGAAAGTAATCACATCCTAGAGTAGCCTAGCCCTCATGAAAACCCAATGCCTTAAATAGTATCTAACAAGAGCAAATAAGTATCAAGggatttaagcatataaaACCAACTGACTACCTGCCAAGGTCATACCATACGTAGTAAGATCTGAAGTTGTCAGAGCCCGAGTCATTAATTACGCTAGTTTAGTAGTTTCTAAGTCGCAACAGTTTTTTAACCATATTCCACACTGGTGCTCAGGGACAAACAAAAACCATTTAATGATCACTAACTAATACATTATCCTTGTTCAGAAGCTTTAACCCATCTTAGTGCAGCATCTTTTAGGCGCTCACTGATGAACAAAAGAACGGATACTCTATGTGTGCTTTATCAATTTAAGCACATCGCAATGGCAATCAATAGATTGGAAAAAGCAAATTTCTGACACATGCACATTCACAAAAAACACACCATGTATGGTGAGAGAGAAGCACTCAAATCAAACCTGAATCTCCTTTCTGTTGCATTTCCACTTGCTAGCACTTTAACTCTAGCAGCTTGAGGAGACTCCTGTATAACAATTAATGGCCATTTCATTCAATCAGACCTGAACGTCAAATTTGTGTTCCATTTATTATGGCAGCACTACCAATTTGGCATCTAGGTGAAAACCAGTATGAACAATTTTGCTGTGCAATTTTTCCtataattatgaaaagatGTATTCTGAGGTTCGCACAGCATAGAGCACAAAGGGTGACAAGCACACGCAAAAGAGGTGGGATGTGGGGGGGAGGACAATAAAACAATTATCTTATATGACTAACAAGATTTAGATTTGAagttgaaaatgaaaagactATTCTTCAAGGGCATGTTTGGCACGATTAGGAATCAAGAACGGAATGCAACTCTTGTCAAAGGATTTACTTGATTGAAATATAAGGAATCCAAatcttttatgattttttttttcatttgaatagcttaaatttaatagaaataacATCTAGTTGAAAGTATAACTTCATATGCTACCATCtccttttattgattatttcaaaaataaatttgcaatttGACTACAAATCTAACATCCATTTTCAATCCATTCCATCTCCAAGGTGTATCACGGTCAAGCATGTCCCAAGTATCTCAAATAAGGCTGATGATAATGAAATTGATGATATAAAGCATATTATAGAATCACTGAATACAAACAGTGTTTGGCTTTACAAGCCAATAATGTTTAGATCACGAAACCTAGCATTTAAGCATATAGAACAAAGCCCCAAGAATTAACTGCCAAACATATGAGAAgattaaacaataaaacaaagaaacaaataaagttTACAGCAAAAGGGCACCTCAAGCAAATCTTTTTCCAGACGTTCCTTTAACTGTTGCATTGATGCTGTGCCACCAGCAAGCTAAATGACAGGAAGCAGAAAGGACTAAATCGATAAGAAATTACAAGGACTGATGATCGACAAAGTTAAGATACTAAACCATGAACTTCTGGTATAAAAAGCTATAAAGTTCAGATGGAAAAAAGGGTTGGACTTTAATGAACTTCTCGCTGCTTTCACAATTGGGTTTTCATGTTCGGTTAGATGCATAAATGTCATACCAGCGTGCTTATAATTGATATCCAAAAGATTGGACATGAAACTTATGTGATTTTCCTCATAAAGCTACCTAAGGGCAAGAAAACGTTAGTTTTCTAGGAATAACTTTTATGTTTTAAGACAATGAAAAAAACACGACTGATTCAGGTCCATGATGCTCGTAAGATACAGACATTGCTCACACCACTCCCACACACTTTAAAAAGAGAAGTTGAAAAACTATGCGAAAAAGGATTTTCCCAGAT
The Ricinus communis isolate WT05 ecotype wild-type chromosome 1, ASM1957865v1, whole genome shotgun sequence DNA segment above includes these coding regions:
- the LOC8286725 gene encoding aspartyl protease APCB1 isoform X1 → MESDDQSSHVKVVIISLPPPNNPSLGKTITAFTLTDDDHDATYPQSHQNHEQEPSIIQTHRESQLPVQSPSLPPQNPQIQFSFSGLYFSTPRKLLFLLCISLFAVIVYRSLFSNTLLELKVSDDDNDEKTKSFIFPLYHKFGIREISQSNLEHKSIRSVYKESLVASVNDDDVIVPNRNYKLASSNAAAVDSSSVFPVRGNVYPDGLYFTYILVGNPPRPYYLDIDTASDLTWIQCDAPCTSCAKGANALYKPRRDNIVTPKDSLCVELHRNQKAGYCETCQQCDYEIEYADHSSSMGVLARDELHLTMANGSSTNLKFNFGCAYDQQGLLLNTLVKTDGILGLSKAKVSLPSQLANRGIINNVVGHCLANDVVGGGYMFLGDDFVPRWGMSWVPMLDSPSIDSYQTQIMKLNYGSGPLSLGGQERRVRRIVFDSGSSYTYFTKEAYSELVASLKQVSGEALIQDTSDPTLPFCWRAKFPIRSVIDVKQYFKTLTLQFGSKWWIISTKFRIPPEGYLIISNKGNVCLGILDGSDVHDGSSIILGDISLRGQLIIYDNVNNKIGWTQSDCIKPKTFSTLPFFQG
- the LOC8286725 gene encoding aspartyl protease APCB1 isoform X3, whose product is MESDDQSSHVKVVIISLPPPNNPSLGKTITAFTLTDDDHDATYPQSHQNHEQEPSIIQTHRESQLPVQSPSLPPQNPQIQFSFSGLYFSTPRKLLFLLCISLFAVIVYRSLFSNTLLELKVSDDDNDEKTKSFIFPLYHKFGIREISQSNLEHKSIRSVYKESLVASVNDDDVIVPNRNYKLASSNAAAVDSSSVFPVRGNVYPDGLYFTYILVGNPPRPYYLDIDTASDLTWIQCDAPCTSCAKGANALYKPRRDNIVTPKDSLCVELHRNQKAGYCETCQQCDYEIEYADHSSSMGVLARDELHLTMANGSSTNLKFNFGCAYDQQGLLLNTLVKTDGILGLSKAKVSLPSQLANRGIINNVVGHCLANDVVGGGYMFLGDDFVPRWGMSWVPMLDSPSIDSYQTQIMKLNYGSGPLSLGGQERRVRRIVFDSGSSYTYFTKEAYSELVASLKQVSGEALIQDTSDPTLPFCWRAKFPIRSVIDVKQYFKTLTLQFGSKWWIISTKFRIPPEGYLIISVRIKAMCAWAFLTVAMCMMDHQLYLEIYHCGGS
- the LOC8286725 gene encoding aspartyl protease APCB1 isoform X2 gives rise to the protein MESDDQSSHVKVVIISLPPPNNPSLGKTITAFTLTDDDHDATYPQSHQNHEQEPSIIQTHRESQLPVQSPSLPPQNPQIQFSFSGLYFSTPRKLLFLLCISLFAVIVYRSLFSNTLLELKVSDDDNDEKTKSFIFPLYHKFGIREISQSNLEHKSIRSVYKESLVASVNDDDVIVPNRNYKLASSNAAAVDSSSVFPVRGNVYPDGLYFTYILVGNPPRPYYLDIDTASDLTWIQCDAPCTSCAKGANALYKPRRDNIVTPKDSLCVELHRNQKAGYCETCQQCDYEIEYADHSSSMGVLARDELHLTMANGSSTNLKFNFGCAYDQQGLLLNTLVKTDGILGLSKAKVSLPSQLANRGIINNVVGHCLANDVVGGGYMFLGDDFVPRWGMSWVPMLDSPSIDSYQTQIMKLNYGSGPLSLGGQERRVRRIVFDSGSSYTYFTKEAYSELVASVSGEALIQDTSDPTLPFCWRAKFPIRSVIDVKQYFKTLTLQFGSKWWIISTKFRIPPEGYLIISNKGNVCLGILDGSDVHDGSSIILGDISLRGQLIIYDNVNNKIGWTQSDCIKPKTFSTLPFFQG